The window CACCTGGGTTCTTCACTGACCGATATCACCTATGTCTTCGATGAACCCACCATTGGCCTGCACCCGCACGACATCGAGCGCATGAACCAGCTGCTGCTGCAGCTTCGGGACAAGGGAAACACCGTGCTGGTGGTGGAACACAAACCGGAAACCATCGCGATCGCCGACCATGTGATTGACCTTGGGCCTGGCGCCGGTACCGGCGGCGGCACAGTATGTTTCGAGGGTGACCTTGAGGGATTGCGGGGGAGCGACACCATCACGGGGCGCCACCTTGACGACAAGGCATCCATCAAGGACAGCGTGCGCACAGCTGCCGACCATCTGGAAATCCGGGATGCCTCTACAAACAATCTCAAGAACGTCGACGTCGACATACCCCTTGGCGTTCTCTGCGTCCTCACCGGCGTGGCCGGCTCCGGCAAGAGCTCGCTGATCCACGGTTCAGCAGCCAAGCGCGACGGTGTCCTGGTGATTGATCAGGGAGCCATCAGGGGATCCCGCAGAAGCAATCCGGCCACGTACACAGGGCTGCTTGAACCCATCCGCAAGGCGTTTGCCAAAGCCAACGGCGTCAAACCTGCGCTCTTCAGTTCGAACTCCGAGGGTGCATGCCCAACGTGTAATGGCGCAGGCGTCATTTACACGGATCTCGGAGTGATGGCAACCGTGGAATCGCCCTGCGAAGAATGTGAGGGAAAGCGATTCCAAGCCGCCGTGCTGGAGTATCGGCTGGGTGGACGCAATATTGCAGAGGTGCTTGCAATGTCCGTTGACGAGGCCGTTGGCTTCTTCAGCGACGGTGATGCCCGAACCCCCGCTGCCCATAAAATTCTCGATCGTCTCGCCGACGTCGGGCTGGGTTACCTGACGCTTGGCCAGCCCCTCACCACACTGTCCGGCGGTGAGCGCCAGCGGCTCAAGTTGGCGACGCAAATGTCTGAAAAGGGTGACATCTACATTCTTGACGAGCCGACCACCGGCTTGCACCTCGCCGATGTCCAAAACCTGTTGGGCATGCTGGACCGTCTGGTTGAGTCCGGAAAATCCGTGATTGTAATCGAACACCACCAAGCTGTGATGGCCCACGCGGACTGGATCATCGACCTCGGACCTGGCGCTGGCCACGACGGCGGCAAGATCGTTTTCGCCGGAACGCCTGCTGAGCTGGTGGCCGGGAAGTCGACGTTGACGGGCAAACACCTGGCCGCGTACGTGGGCGCCTGATGATTCCTCGCGCTGCGGGCCGGTAGTACCTGCCGGCCCGCAGTTGCGTTGCCGAGTGTCTCCCTGGCCACTTCCCTCATGAGACGCCTGAATTCGCAGCGTCCCACTCAATATGATGCCCATAGACCCATTCAAAGTTGTCCTCTGACTTGCGTGCGATTCCACGAAAGACCACGGGCAGCACCAGGTCCTCAAAAACACGCTTGAACTGGCCACGGATCTTCGGCGCCGCATTTCTGCGTCCCCATTCGACCACCGCTTCCGCCCGCGTCTTGCGTTCGTTCTCATAACGCGCCAGCGCCCCCGATATTGAGTCCGGCTGCAGCCCTTGAAGCGAACGACCCAGCGTGACGGCATCTTCGATTGCCATCGAAGCTCCCTGACCGGACGACGGCGATGCTGCATGTGCAGCATCGCCCACCAGAACAAGCCTCCCGCGCTGCCACCGTGGAATGCTGGGAAAATCCGAGGTCGTGTAGGGCCTGATGATGTCATTAGTGGCGGTGACAATGGCCGCCATGATCGTGCGGTCCCCGGCGACGAGCTTGGTCAACCAAGCCTTTCGGGCGGTGGAGTCCAACGTGGAGGGATCTTCAGAGGACCTTTGCAGGGGATTGGCAAACCACCAGGTCCGGCCTTCCGGATCCTGCATATAGCAATAGAAGCAGCGCTTACCGAAGAGCATCTTCATACGTCCGGATTCCACATCCATCAACCCGGGTGTCAGAACCCCCGCAGGAACAATGCCGCCCGTGTTCAGCAACGGAATGATCCTGGGCGCCGGTGACGTGGGATCGATCAGCTTTCTGACGCGTGAATGAAGGCCATCGGCACCAACCACCATGTCCCCATGTTCGGTGGTTCCGTCGTGGAAATCCGCTCTCACGCCCCTGTGACTTTCTTCCACCGTGGTCAACCGCTTGTTGTAAACAATGCGGATGCCACGCCGGCTGGCCTCTTCGCGCAGCATGCCGTACAGCTCGGAGCGGGTCATGGTGCGGGCGGTGGTGCCGTCAGGCAGGGTTCCGCCGTAATCGAAGTCCGTGAGGTGTTTACCGTTGCTACCCAAGTACATGGACATCAGGGGAGTGCTGAAACCCAGGTGGGCCGCGGCCCCTTTGAGACCAAGAGTGTCCAAGGCGTCGAAACCGTTGACGGCCACTGTCAGGAACCCGCCGATGCCATCCGACGGCGCTCCGTAGGCCTCGAAAATGACAGGCCGATGACCGGCCTTGTGCAGCGCAATGCCGCTTGAGAGTCCGGCAATGCCAGCACCAATAACAATGCAGTTCAACATCAGGGCCTCCAAATATTATTTCGTTCGGTCGAACGAAATATATCGCGAAGGCCCCGGGGCGTCAATCCTTTCGGAATCGCGAAATACCTTGCTAGCCTCTGTGGATGCACTCAGACAGCGACACGGACGCCCGAAAGGCCCTGCTGGAAGCCGTTTTCGCCTCCGGACGGGAGCTCTCGACGGCGGCCGTGATGTTCCACACGAAGCTCTCCGAACTCCGCGGATTATCTGCAACAGAAGGCAAAGCCATCGATATCCTGCTGCGGTTCGGACCCATGACGGCAGGAGAATTCGGGCAGCATTCGGGCCTGGCGCCAGCCTCGGTTACCGGGCTGATGCAGCGACTGGAAAGCAAAGGCATTGCCCGCAGGATCAAGCATGACGAAGATAAACGGAAGGTCCTGATAGAGCTGATTGGCGACCAAGTAACCGCCGCAACGCCGTATTTCGTGGATTTCATGAGCGGCCTGACGAGCTTGCTTGAAGGGTACAGCGACGACGACTTGCGCGTCATCGCCGACTACTCAGCAAAGGCCGCGGAAATCCAAAAGAACGCAGCTGCGCGCTTGGGAAACAAAGCACACTGACGCCAAACCCGGAACCCCTCCCGGGCACGCTCACATAACGCCGATAATCTACATTATGTAAAGTAGTTCTAACGAACCTCCTCCCGACGGGTCAACCGGACCCCTTCATGGCCTTTCGCATCTTGTGCAAGGCAGCCAACGCAACCTCGCAGTTCGGGCACTCATTGACGTGGCGATGAATCTTCGCGCTGCCAGCCACCCGTCCACCATTGAGGACGAACTTCCCGAAGTGCCGTGACACTTCAGTACACGAATCCAGGGATGTTGCGAGGACGTGAACCTGGAGGTATGCCTGCCGTAGCCCTTTGCGCGCACGTATGAGCAGCGCTGAAACACTGTTCGGGGTCATTCCCATGATCGGCGCCACCGCCGCTGGTTTCATGGTTTCCACTTCGCTATACCAAAGCACTGCCTGCCAACGCCGCGGTAGGGACCTGAATGCTTCAACGATTGAAGTTGCTTCCAAGGCGTCCAGGTAGCGATCGTCATAACCCGCCCCACCGTCCATCACGGGGAAACCGCTCTGAGAGCCAGTCCGCCTGGCTTGTACATTTCGACGATGTGCGATTCTTCGCACCGTGGTCAAAAGATAGGCCTTGAAAGAGTCCGCAGGTCCCCTGCCAACAACCAGCGCCTGGAAGACAGACGCAAACGCTTCTCCCACTACATCGTCCACGTCCGATGGATTGTCGGACTCCATCCGGGCCACGTACGTTGCAAGGCTTCTATACCTCCGAAATAGTTCGGCATAGGCAGAAAGCCGTCCCGCGCGCACCAAGGACAAAAGCGACCCGTCACACCACCCGCGCGGTTCGTTCGGCTCCAGCCCCGGCTCCAGTCCCGGGTTCGGGAGAGTCGCCCCACTCCCCTGCCGCTGTTCATGAAAATGGCCGGGATAGTCGCAAGATATTTCTTGGGAGACCATCTCCAGGTGGGACGGGTTCGCAGCGGACATGGTCCCTCATGGTCGTCAGTGATCTTCGCGGACCCTAGAATCTAGGCAGCGAGACGAAGTGCCCGCGGAAAACGCAGCAAATTGAGGGGAAGGGGATGCAAAATGCAGGATTACGACCTTGATGGACGTGACCTGAGGCTTCTTCATGCCCTGCAGATTCGTCCGCGCGCCCCTTGGGCTGCCCTGGCGCCCATCGTCGGCGCGGACGCAGTCACCCTGGCAAGGCGCTGGACTGCCCTTCAGGATCAGGGGCTGGCCTGGTTGGCAAGCTATAGGGGCCCCGGTGCGAAGTATGTAGGCGCCATCGTGGAGGTGGAATGCACGCCCGCGCGCATTGCCGAGGCCACGGAAGATCTTGCTCGGGACCCTGAAGTGCTCTCTATTGACCAAACAATAGGTGGCCGTGACTTGGTGGTGACGTTGTTGTGCCGGACAGATGCCGATCTGGCCGGGTTCGTCTTAGACAGACTCTCCAACATTGCCGGCGTGACCCGGACGCGAACACACCGCGGCATCCGACTCCTCGCCGATGCCCAGCTCTGGCGGCTGCGTTCCCTCCAGGACGAAGAGGTACTGCAGCTGGAGTCGAGCCTCCCGCTGGCCGCGGCCGCACCCAGAGGGATCTCAGCCGACGCAGAGGACAAGCTTGCCGGCATTTTAGGTACCAACGGCCGGGCTTCCGTTGCCGAAATTTCCGAGAACCTGGGAATCAGCACCACTAAGGCAAGGAATGCGCTGGCCACCATCATTGCCGAGAAGCGCTTGGTGTTGCGCCTGGAGGTGGCGCGGCCCTACACCCCCTGGCCTGTAGCCGTGTGGTACTTCCTGCGTGTTCCGGCCACCAAGGTGGAGTCCGTTGCAGAGAAGCTCGTTGGCCTGCACGAGGTCCGTTTGGTGGCCACTACCGGTGGCCTGTATTCAATCCTCATGATGGTATGGCTTCGTCGGGCTGAGGACATGACAGTGCTGGAGCGGCAGCTGGGCGAAAGGCTTCCTTTCGCGGAGATCATGGACCGCTGCATAGTCCTGCGCACTCCCAAGCACATGGGCAACCGGCTCACACCTGACGGAAGGCGCATCACCGCGTAGTGAACACCCAATCTCACGAAACTGCCCCGCAGAATTTCTCTGCGGGGCAGTTTCTGTAGGTTGATGCGTCCCGGAACGATTACTGCGGGGCTCCGGCAATGTTGACCAGCCAGCCAATCCCAAAGCTGTCAATGCACATTCCAAAGGTGTCACCCCAAGGCGCCATCTCAAGCGGTACCGTAATAGTGCCGCCGTCGACGAGTTTGTCCCAATACCCGCGAAGTTCCGCTTCATCCGAAGAGTCTCCGCTCAAGGAGACAGAAATATTGTCACCGGGGTTGTACGCCATCCCGGCCGGAGTGTCAGCCGCCATCAGCGTTAATCCGCCGGGAGTCTCCAACATGGCATGCATGACCTTGTTGGCCTCGGCAGGATCTTCGCTGGCTTGGTAGTCGCCGAAAGTGCTGATGTTCAGTTCACCGCCGAAGACAGATTCGTAGAATGTGATGGCGTCCCGGGCATTGTCCCGAAATGAGATGTATGGATTAAGGCGGGTTGTCATTTGGTAGCTCCTCATTGTTGAGATTGTGACGCATCACCGTCCGGCAATGCTGGCAGCGCCGTTGGGCGCCGGTCCCCCGCGGCGTTCAGTCGCCGTCGTACGCCTTTTGAAGAACGTTGATGTCGAGTTTCCGCATCGTCAACATTGCCTGCATGGCACGCTGGGATCCTGCGGGGTCCTGTCCACTTCATGACCGTCGAACCATAGACAGGTCGAAATCTTCTGCATCTGCCGCTCCTCCAAGTAGCCGGGAATTCCTTGTCCCCCGTCAGAGGCTAGTACCGTGGCATCACCGACACAACGGCCGACGGCGAATCCACCCACCGCCGCTACGGCAACTGGGATTTCGCGCAGGAGGGAGGCCCCCGGATAGTGTCATGGGTATGTCTTCACCCTCACGACTGTGGATCCCCGCAGCCATCGCTGACCTTTTGTTCATTCTTCTTTTCGCCGCCATAGGGCGGGACGCGCACGCCCGCGGGGACATCATCTCGGGAGCGTTTGCCACAGCCTGGCCGTTCCTTGCTGGAGCGATAATCGCCTGGGTGCTCACACGAGCTTGGCGGGCGCCCATGGCTGCATGGCCTTCCGGAGTTGGCATCTGGGTTGGCGCAGTAACCGTGGGTATGCTCCTGAGGGCAGCCACGGGCCAAACCGTAGTGCTGCCGTTTGTGTTGGTGGCCCTGATTACCCTCGGCGTGTTCCTGCTCGGATACCGATTCATCGCTGCGCTGCTGTCGAGGGCATCTAGCAAACGGCAACGCGGAGCGTGATCAAGTCCCTGCCCGTGGCAATGCACTAGGCTGGAAATCGTCCGCAACGATGCATTTCCGGAAAGGCCCCACGTGATCACCGCTTTCGTCCTGATCAAGACCGACGCCTCGCGCATACCGGAGACCGCCGAACAGATATCGGCCATTCAGGGCATCAGCGAGGTGTACTCCGTCACGGGCGAATGGGACCTCATTGCGGTGGCCAGGGTGAGCAAGCATGACGAGCTTGCCGACGTGATCGCGGATCGCCTGTCAAAGGTTGCCTCAGTGGTCCATACCACCACGCACATAGCTTTCAGGGCCTATTCCCAGCACGATCTGGACGCAGCCTTCGCGCTCGGATTCGAGTAGCAGGGGACGGCTGGTCTTCAGCTCTGGCTAAGAGCCGTCCACTTGGCGAGCACTTCGGCGGCCTTGCCGGAGTCAACGGATTCCGCCGCCCGCGCGAAAGCGGCGCGCATCCGGTCCTCAAGGCTGCCTTCGGCGTCGAGGTCGATGGAAACCAATCCAGCGGCCGCATTCAGCAGAACGGCGTCGCGCACCGGCCCCTGTTTGCCATCGAGGATGTGGCGCACTACGGCTGCGTTGGCAGCGGCGTCACCTCCGCGAAGGTCCGCGACCGTGGAAGCACGGATTCCCAGATCCTCAGGCGAAAAGACTTGCTCCCTGACTGTTCCGTTCCTGATCTCCCAGACAGTCGATGGTCCCGTGGGGGTCAACTCATCCAGGCCGTCATCGCCACGGAACACCAGCCCCCGACTCCCGCGACGGGCAAGCACTCCTGCCACCAACGGTGCCATACGGGCGTTGGCTACGCCCACCGCCGAGGCTTGTACATGCGCGGGGTTGGTCATCGGGCCCAGGAAATTGAACGCAGTGGGTACAGCCAGTTCACGGCGCGGAACAGCGGTGTGCCGGAACGAGGGGTGGAAGACCTGAGCAAAGCAGAAAGTGATTCCCGCCTCTTCGGCGTTCCGAGCCACCTGCTCGATCGACAGGTCCAAGCGGACACCCAAGGCCTCCAGAACGTCAGCCGAACCAGAGGTGGATGAGGCGGCCCTGTTGCCGTGCTTGACCACCTTGGCTCCGGCGCCGGCTGCCACGAGGGCGGCCATGGTGGAGATATTCACGGTGTTCAACCGGTCACCGCCGGTGCCTACGATGTCCAGCTTCTCACCGGAGATGTTGATCGGATTCGCGTGCTGGACCATGGCTTCAACAAGTCCGGCCAATTCTTCGACCGTCTCGCCCTTGGCTCGCAGCGCCACCAGGAAGCCGGCAATCTGAGCCGGCGTCGCCTCACCGGACATGATGGTGTTCATGGCCCACTCTGTGTTGCCCACTGCAAGGTCGTCGCCATTGATCAGTGCTGAGATGAGCCCTGGCCAGGTATTGCTGGCTGCAGGTGCCGTTACCGGAGAAGTCACTCCCTGATGCTATCGAGCCAGCCACGCCGATGACCAATGTGAACGCGACCGGGAACTTTTCCGCGCGAATTCGCGTCTTTGTAGAAAAAGTCTCCCGAATCGGTGGTTTGCATTGGGAAGTCTGGACTTTTACAGACATAATGTCCTTGTGACATCTGCGACCCATGCCCCCAGTACCCCGGCGCACCCGACGCTGAACCGCCCCAACCTGGTTTCTGTTGGAACCGTTGTTTGGCTGTCCAGTGAGTTGATGTTCTTCGCCGGCCTCTTTGCCATGTACTTCACCCTGCGCTCCACATCCGGAACGATGTGGGCCGAGGAGACGGCCAAGCTCAACTTCCCGTTTGCGCTCGTCAACACCATCGTCCTTGTGGCAAGTTCCTTCACTTGCCAGATGGGCGTCTTTGCCGCCGAGCGGCTCGAGCCGCGCCGTACCGGTGGGCTCCTGCAGTTCACACGTTGGGGCATGACCGAGTGGTTCTCCCTGACATTCGTTATGGGTGCCTTCTTCGTGGCCGGCCAGACCATGGAATACGCCATGCTCGTCTCCGAGCATGTATCCCTGTCGTCCAACGCTTACGGCTCTGCCTTCTACATGACCACCGGCTTCCACGGCCTGCACGTCATCGGCGGGTTGATCGCGTTCCTGTTCATCATTGGCCGCGCGTTTGCAGCGAAGAAGTTCGGTCACTTCGAAGCGACCTCGGCGATCGTCACCTCGTACTACTGGCACTTCGTCGACGTTGTGTGGATCGGCCTCTTCCTGGTCATCTACGTCCTCAAGTAAGCCCGGCTTTGACTCTTTTTCTACAAGAGGCAGAATTTCAAGAAGCGGCTCGCGGAGCCGACGCAGGATCGAATAAAGGAACCACCACGTGAAGGCACTATCGCAGAAGCGACGTCACCCACTGGCAGCCATTGCGCTGTTGCTGATGGGCCTCCTCCTCACTGGTGGGCTGTACGCCGTTGCCACAACTGTCAACCAGGCCAAGGCCGACACCACAAGCTTCAGCGCAAGTGACGTAGAAGAAGGCGGCAAGCTCTTTGCCGCCAACTGCGCCACCTGCCACGGCATGGGTGCCAGCGGAACCCAGGACGGCCCCTCGCTGGTCGGCGTGGGTGCTGCTGCAGTTGACTTCCAGGTTGGCACCGGCCGCATGCCCATGCAGATGAGCGGCCCCCAGGCCCAGAAGAAGCCCGCCCAGTTCAATGCGGAACAGACCAAGCAACTCGCTGCATATGTTGCATCCCTCGGCGCAGGCCCGGCCATTCCCGAGGAACACCTCCTCGACGGAAAGGGAGACGCAGCCAACGGTGGCGAACTCTTCCGAGTGAACTGCGCCATGTGCCACAACGCTGCTGCTGCCGGTGGCGCCCTGACCCGCGGCAAGTTTGCCCCCGCCTTGGCTGGAGTAAGCGCCGAGCACATTTATGAGGCCATGGTTACCGGCCCGCAGAACATGCCCGTCTTCAGCGACTCCAACGTCACCCCTGAGGACAAGCGCGACATCATCACCTTCTTGAAGACCATCGAAGCCAACGGTTCACCCGGTGGTGCCGATCTGGGCGCACTTGGCCCGGTATCTGAAGGTCTGTTCGTTTGGGTTGCCGGCTTGGGTGTCATCATCGCATTCACGATTTGGTTGACGTCCCGCACGTCCTAGCCCGGACACATAAAACTTCTGCTGCATGGTCAGCAGTTTGAAACTGATAATAACTCGGCCCCGGCCGAGACAACGAGAGAAGGATGAGGCGAATTATGGGCAACCATAGTGACGGCAGTCCGAACCACTCGGGCACCGTAGCTACGGCTGGTCAGAATGAGGTGGAGAAGTTCCAGGATCCTGGACTCCCTCCGCATCGTTTGCGCCTGGCTGACACGGACCCGGTAGCCGCAAAGCGCGCCGAGCGTCAGGTAGCCATTCTGTTTGGCACCTCTGTAATCGGTACGCTCGTGTTCCTGGTGGCATACTTTGCCATCGATTTGGGCGACGACACCTCAATTGCGACCATCCGCACCCAGAACCTCCTTCTGGGTCTCGGTACGGCGTTCGCAATGCTGGGAATCGGCACCGGAATCGTGCATTGGGCCAAGGCCCTGATGCCCGATCACGAGGTGTCGGAAGAGCGCCACGCTATCCGTACTGAAGAAGATCGCCAGGCTGCTGTGCGTATCGTCGACGACATCGTGGACGAGACCGGCATTAAGCGCCGCCCGCTGATCCGCAACACCCTTCTTGGTGCCGTTGCACTTGCTCCCCTACCCGCCCTCGCCATTTTCGGCGATCTGGGTCCGCGGCCGGACAACGCTTTGGCACACACCATGTGGGCGCCTGAGGGCGACAAGCTCAAGCGCCTGACCCGTGATCCCGATGGCACGCCCATCAAAGCTTCGGATGTCACCATCGGTTCGGCCTTCCACGTGATCCCCGAAGGACTCAACGAACTCCACGAAGGCAAGCTGAACGAGAAGGCAAAAGCCGTCGTTCTCCTGATGCGCCTGGACCCGGACTCGTTGAACCCCTCCGAGGGCCGCGAAAACTGGAGCTACAACGGCATCGTTGCTTACTCCAAGATCTGCACGCACGTCGGTTGCCCGGTTGCTCTCTACGAGCAGCAGACGCACCACCTTCTGTGCCCCTGCCACCAGTCCACCTTTGACCTGACGCAGGAATGCAAGGTCATCTTCGGACCGGCCAGCCGTCCGCTCCCCCAGCTGCCCATCGCAGTTGACGCAGAGGGCTACCTCGTCGCCACCAGCGACTTCAGAGAACCTGTAGGACCGAGTTACTGGGAGCGTGACGAGCATGAGCGCCTCATCAACAGCTGAAGCCCCCTTCGTTCCGAAGACCAAAGTTGGTAGTTTCACCAACTTTGTGGACGAGCGTGTTGGCGGCTCCGGCATCCTGCGCGAGTTCGGCCGGAAGGTCTTCCCCGACCACTGGTCGTTCATGTTCGGTGAGGTGGCGCTGTACTCCTTCGTCATCTTGCTGATGTCAGGAACCTTCCTGACCTTCTTCTTCGATCCGTCCATGGCGGAAACCCACTACCAGGGTTCCTACACGCCGCTGTACAACGTCGAAATGTCAGTTGCCTACAGCTCGTCGCTGAACATCTCGTTCGACGTCCGCGGTGGTTTGTTCATGCGCCAGGTTCACCACTGGGCAGCTCTGCTGTTCGTGGCCTCCCTCGGTGTGCACATGCTGCGCGTCTTCTTCACCGGCGCTTTCCGCAAGCCCCGTGAAATGAACTGGGTGGTGGGCGGCGTGCTGCTCATCCTGGCAATGGCTGCCGGCTTCACCGGCTATTCCCTCCCCGATGACCTGCTGTCCGGTAACGGCCTGCGCATCATCGATGGTGTGATCAAGTCCATTCCGGTCATCGGAACGTACACCTCGTTCTTCCTCTTCGGTGGAGAGTTCCCGGGTACGGCCATCATCGGCCGTCTGTACGTTCTGCACATCCTGCTGGTCCCGGCCCTCATCCTCCTGATGATCGTCATTCACCTCTTCATGGTGGTTGTGCACAAGCACACCCAGTACCCCGGCCCCGGACGCAATGACGGCAACGTCGTTGGCTACCCCCTCGGCCCGGTTTACGCTGCCAAGGCCGGTGGATTCTTCTTCATCGTCTTCGGCGTCCTGGCCCTCATGGCGGCAGCATTCACGATCAACCCGATCTGGAACTATGGTCCTTACGATCCCTCACCGGTTTCGGCGGGTACCCAGCCTGACTGGTACATCGGTTTCGTTGACGGTGCCCTGCGCCTCATGCCGGGTGTCATCAACGACTTCCACTTCGAATGGGTCATCTTCGGACGCACCCTGACACTGAACGTCTTGCTTCCGGCGCTTGTACCGGCCGGCATCATCTTCACGGTGTTGTTCATGTACCCCTGGATCGAACGCTGGGTCACCAAGGACAACCGCGAACACCACGTCCTGGACCGTCCGCGCAATGCCCCCACCCGTACGGCGATTGGTGTTGCAGGGTTCACCTGGTACTGCGTGATGTGGGCAGCAGCAGGTTCCGACCTCATCGCGACGCACTTCCACGTGTCGTTGAACGATGTGACCTACTGGCTCCGGACCTTGTTCTTCATCGGACCGATTATCGCCTTCATAGTGACCAAGCGAATTGCACTGGCCCTTCAGCGCAAGGACCGAGAAATCGCACTTCATGGTCGCGAAACAGGCCGCATCGTCCGGCTCCCCCACGGTGAGTTCATCGAGGTTCACGCCCCGCTGGATGAGTACAAGCGTTACAAGCTCGTCGGATTCGAATCACCGGCTCCCATCCCGGCGCAGCCTAACGAGCATGGCGTTGTCACCGGCAAGGAGAAGCGCCGCGCGGCACTCTCCCGCTGGTTCTTCGAAGACCGTGTTGCCCCTGCAACGCCGGCGGAACTCGAAGCTGCGCACGCTCATGGCCACCACGAGGCCATCGAAGCTGGCGAAGACCAGAAGAGCCTGAGCCACTAGAGGTTCAACACTCAAGTATCAAAGGGAAGGGCCCGGTCCACAATGGACCGGGCCCTTCCCTTATGTCGTTAGTCCTGGTGAGCGCATCCTACGCTTTCAGACGATTTGGGGACTATTGCGTGCGATACCCCGAGGAATAGTTACGTGTGGGACGAATGCCTGGCCGTTGCAATGGCACCCAGAGTTTGTACCGGTCAGCCCGGTAGTACGAGACAGAATAGTCCACCATTGCACGGGCAACGAAGGCGTGACGTTGAATCTTGAGCAGCGGCGATCCGACATCAACATTGAGAAGTCTGGCAGTGGATGGAGAAGCCGCAGTGGCTTCGATCATGTCCTCACCCCACTCCATCACCAAGCCGAAGCGCTCGCTCAGAACGTTGTATAGCGAGGTTGGGGGTGCCTCATCGAGCAACCCGGGCACCCGATGGGCTGGAATGAAGTTTTCATCCACGCTCATGGGTTCGTTGTCTGCCAAC is drawn from Arthrobacter sp. 31Y and contains these coding sequences:
- a CDS encoding MarR family transcriptional regulator, which produces MHSDSDTDARKALLEAVFASGRELSTAAVMFHTKLSELRGLSATEGKAIDILLRFGPMTAGEFGQHSGLAPASVTGLMQRLESKGIARRIKHDEDKRKVLIELIGDQVTAATPYFVDFMSGLTSLLEGYSDDDLRVIADYSAKAAEIQKNAAARLGNKAH
- a CDS encoding Lrp/AsnC family transcriptional regulator, which gives rise to MITAFVLIKTDASRIPETAEQISAIQGISEVYSVTGEWDLIAVARVSKHDELADVIADRLSKVASVVHTTTHIAFRAYSQHDLDAAFALGFE
- a CDS encoding DUF3054 domain-containing protein — its product is MSSPSRLWIPAAIADLLFILLFAAIGRDAHARGDIISGAFATAWPFLAGAIIAWVLTRAWRAPMAAWPSGVGIWVGAVTVGMLLRAATGQTVVLPFVLVALITLGVFLLGYRFIAALLSRASSKRQRGA
- a CDS encoding VOC family protein; translated protein: MTTRLNPYISFRDNARDAITFYESVFGGELNISTFGDYQASEDPAEANKVMHAMLETPGGLTLMAADTPAGMAYNPGDNISVSLSGDSSDEAELRGYWDKLVDGGTITVPLEMAPWGDTFGMCIDSFGIGWLVNIAGAPQ
- the trpD gene encoding anthranilate phosphoribosyltransferase; translated protein: MTSPVTAPAASNTWPGLISALINGDDLAVGNTEWAMNTIMSGEATPAQIAGFLVALRAKGETVEELAGLVEAMVQHANPINISGEKLDIVGTGGDRLNTVNISTMAALVAAGAGAKVVKHGNRAASSTSGSADVLEALGVRLDLSIEQVARNAEEAGITFCFAQVFHPSFRHTAVPRRELAVPTAFNFLGPMTNPAHVQASAVGVANARMAPLVAGVLARRGSRGLVFRGDDGLDELTPTGPSTVWEIRNGTVREQVFSPEDLGIRASTVADLRGGDAAANAAVVRHILDGKQGPVRDAVLLNAAAGLVSIDLDAEGSLEDRMRAAFARAAESVDSGKAAEVLAKWTALSQS
- a CDS encoding RNA polymerase sigma factor — its product is MSAANPSHLEMVSQEISCDYPGHFHEQRQGSGATLPNPGLEPGLEPNEPRGWCDGSLLSLVRAGRLSAYAELFRRYRSLATYVARMESDNPSDVDDVVGEAFASVFQALVVGRGPADSFKAYLLTTVRRIAHRRNVQARRTGSQSGFPVMDGGAGYDDRYLDALEATSIVEAFRSLPRRWQAVLWYSEVETMKPAAVAPIMGMTPNSVSALLIRARKGLRQAYLQVHVLATSLDSCTEVSRHFGKFVLNGGRVAGSAKIHRHVNECPNCEVALAALHKMRKAMKGSG
- a CDS encoding Lrp/AsnC family transcriptional regulator, with amino-acid sequence MQDYDLDGRDLRLLHALQIRPRAPWAALAPIVGADAVTLARRWTALQDQGLAWLASYRGPGAKYVGAIVEVECTPARIAEATEDLARDPEVLSIDQTIGGRDLVVTLLCRTDADLAGFVLDRLSNIAGVTRTRTHRGIRLLADAQLWRLRSLQDEEVLQLESSLPLAAAAPRGISADAEDKLAGILGTNGRASVAEISENLGISTTKARNALATIIAEKRLVLRLEVARPYTPWPVAVWYFLRVPATKVESVAEKLVGLHEVRLVATTGGLYSILMMVWLRRAEDMTVLERQLGERLPFAEIMDRCIVLRTPKHMGNRLTPDGRRITA
- a CDS encoding ATP-binding cassette domain-containing protein, with product MTIAASTDTQSPGSHVADTHDLIRVQGARENNLKDISIEIPKRRLTVFTGVSGSGKSSLVFATIAAESQRMINETYSAFVQGFMPSLARPDVDVLEGLTTAIIVDQERMGSNPRSTVGTATDANAMLRILFSRLGHPHIGSPNAYSFNVPTVKASGAITVERGEGKTKTEKASFNRLGGMCSRCEGMGAVNDFDLTALYDDTKSLSEGALTIPGYTMDGWYGRIFSGSGFFNMDKPISKFTKKELHDLLYREPTKIKVEGINLTYEGVIPKIQKSMLSKDVDALQPHIRAFVERAITFTTCPECEGTRLSPEARSSKINGKSIADVCTMQISDLADWVRELDEPSVAPLLKGLQHLLDSFAGIGLGYLSLDRPAGTLSGGEAQRTKMIRHLGSSLTDITYVFDEPTIGLHPHDIERMNQLLLQLRDKGNTVLVVEHKPETIAIADHVIDLGPGAGTGGGTVCFEGDLEGLRGSDTITGRHLDDKASIKDSVRTAADHLEIRDASTNNLKNVDVDIPLGVLCVLTGVAGSGKSSLIHGSAAKRDGVLVIDQGAIRGSRRSNPATYTGLLEPIRKAFAKANGVKPALFSSNSEGACPTCNGAGVIYTDLGVMATVESPCEECEGKRFQAAVLEYRLGGRNIAEVLAMSVDEAVGFFSDGDARTPAAHKILDRLADVGLGYLTLGQPLTTLSGGERQRLKLATQMSEKGDIYILDEPTTGLHLADVQNLLGMLDRLVESGKSVIVIEHHQAVMAHADWIIDLGPGAGHDGGKIVFAGTPAELVAGKSTLTGKHLAAYVGA
- a CDS encoding FAD-dependent oxidoreductase, coding for MLNCIVIGAGIAGLSSGIALHKAGHRPVIFEAYGAPSDGIGGFLTVAVNGFDALDTLGLKGAAAHLGFSTPLMSMYLGSNGKHLTDFDYGGTLPDGTTARTMTRSELYGMLREEASRRGIRIVYNKRLTTVEESHRGVRADFHDGTTEHGDMVVGADGLHSRVRKLIDPTSPAPRIIPLLNTGGIVPAGVLTPGLMDVESGRMKMLFGKRCFYCYMQDPEGRTWWFANPLQRSSEDPSTLDSTARKAWLTKLVAGDRTIMAAIVTATNDIIRPYTTSDFPSIPRWQRGRLVLVGDAAHAASPSSGQGASMAIEDAVTLGRSLQGLQPDSISGALARYENERKTRAEAVVEWGRRNAAPKIRGQFKRVFEDLVLPVVFRGIARKSEDNFEWVYGHHIEWDAANSGVS